The following nucleotide sequence is from Kiritimatiella glycovorans.
CGATCCGGATGCCGCGATGGGGCGTACGCGCCTTTTCCGGAACGATGAAGCTGTTCGTGAGCAGGACGGCGCGTCGTCCCGCCTTGAGCGGAACAAAGCGCACCCGGCCCTCTCCCGCCGATTGAATCGTCGATTTATCGAAGGAGAGATCCGAGCGCCAGGCCGCGGGGCCCATGGCCATGTCCCATAACGCGCCGCGTTCCCATGTCATGGCCTCTTCGAGGGCTGACCCCGGTTTACGTACGAGGTCGGAAGAGACGATGCGGCCGTCGATATCGATCGCGGTGAAATAGATGTGGCCTTCGAAACGCTCATGTCCCTCGGGAAGAGGTGCGGACCAGACCCCGCCCTTCTCCTCCGCCTCGATCCACCGCCAATAGCGGGCGGGCGAAACGGGATCGCCGACACTCCAGGCGAGATGGACCGATTTCAGGGGGCGTTCGGCCTGAATGGGGACGCGCACGTCCCGACCATCCCGTGCCCAGGAGATGGTTCCATACGAGGGGAACGGTGTCCCGCCGAAATAGACCGCCTGGTGCCAGAGTCCGCTCGGATCCGGAAAGTCGGGACCGCCGTTGCCGTGATCGCTGTTCGGGATCAGGGCCCACTGACCCTTATGCGGAAAACGGTCGCGGTGATTCGCGGCACCGTCGAGCCAGAAGAAGCGGTCGTTCGCGGCCAGTTTCATGAATACGGGAACATCATGGCGCGGCGCGTAAACGATCGGATCGGCGTGTTCCTGCCAGATCGAAACCTGTTCTTCCGGCGGCCAGTCAAGCGCCTGACAACTGCGACCGCGCATTCCTTTCGTGCCCGCCGCGCTGACGTGGGTCAGGACCGACGTGATACGCTCATCCACGCCGGCGAGAAAAAACGAGACCCACCCGCCGTACGAGATGCCCACCGCGCCGAAGTGTTCCCCGTCCGACCACGGCTGGGCTTCCGTCCAGTCGAGGACGCGCCGGGTTGCCTGTACGTTGTGGTACATCGGGAAGTTGAGCGGATTTGGATCCAGATCGTGACGCCGCTCGCGCGTCTCTTCGGTCTGGGTCACCCACTGCGTGACCGGGGCGTCGACGGGCCGGAACTGGCCATTGTAGTCAACCGCCACGGCGGCGAATCCGGGATTCATACGCGCGATCCCGAGGGCCAGGGCCCCACTCGCATGCCCTCCCCCGCCGTGAAAGACGAACAGCACGGGGAAGGGTCCCTCCCCATTCTGCGGCACCGCACTCGCACAGAAAATACGATTGGGGCCGTTTTCATTGCCGCCGCCGGTGACATAAAAATCGGTGATCTCGAGATCATAGGACAATGCGGTGG
It contains:
- a CDS encoding alpha/beta hydrolase family protein; this translates as MRSIRVGACFSLGVLIAGTAWAAALPPPVDVTTWDLESWRAWPHEIEILSTRIAPLQFAGGNDWVHVGDSWVAASEANEEDTASATALSYDLEITDFYVTGGGNENGPNRIFCASAVPQNGEGPFPVLFVFHGGGGHASGALALGIARMNPGFAAVAVDYNGQFRPVDAPVTQWVTQTEETRERRHDLDPNPLNFPMYHNVQATRRVLDWTEAQPWSDGEHFGAVGISYGGWVSFFLAGVDERITSVLTHVSAAGTKGMRGRSCQALDWPPEEQVSIWQEHADPIVYAPRHDVPVFMKLAANDRFFWLDGAANHRDRFPHKGQWALIPNSDHGNGGPDFPDPSGLWHQAVYFGGTPFPSYGTISWARDGRDVRVPIQAERPLKSVHLAWSVGDPVSPARYWRWIEAEEKGGVWSAPLPEGHERFEGHIYFTAIDIDGRIVSSDLVRKPGSALEEAMTWERGALWDMAMGPAAWRSDLSFDKSTIQSAGEGRVRFVPLKAGRRAVLLTNSFIVPEKARTPHRGIRIELSGNGESYATRVVLARDYMSLDQQLYAAEVEVPKESDVIDLTWDQFEPYGGGTSEPHPGSINGLVLDTESLPEGGLTVGPIGWMDE